From the Neoarius graeffei isolate fNeoGra1 chromosome 1, fNeoGra1.pri, whole genome shotgun sequence genome, one window contains:
- the LOC132887955 gene encoding insulin receptor substrate 2-B, which translates to MANLANYPEGSAAMLMLEAQQRSVGASPASNGGPTSGDPPSSPLNSGGVSSTRLHHHHHQQQQQRATPPNTHPPQDHQQHFDHENYQQSPVRKSLLSNLKPGVHEDSAATSHTQATSSATTAMAVNTGAAAPDGLDDIRKCGYLRKQKHGHKRFFVLRSASRSGPSRLEYYDSEKKFRSSLRSAAAAAASSSSSSSSTGTAAASASPKRVIYLYQCFTVNKRADSKNKHLIALYTKDEYFAIVAENEQEQEDWYLALSDLMNEGKKSHTEADELDDAYGTVTPGTVFKEVWQVNVKPKGLGQTKNLTGVYRLCLSSKTIHLVKLNSETPCVNLQLMNIRRCGHSESFFFIEVGRSSSIGPGEIWMQVDDSVVAQSMHETILDTMKALKAYAEFRPRSKSQSSGSNPMAFMTTRRHLGNLPPSQTGLQRRSRAESVVGTPPSSKSSGASGYRFRTSSEGEGTMNRPFRSVTGSLIHLNTARANLGRQESSGGTGSRYVRAPPGATYHARSASLPVSHFPSTTSPVSMSSSSGHGSVTDTNTRPSSASICGSPSDGGFNSSDEYGSSPGDFRYFRVRSNTPDSLSNTPPIREEHCLSDYMAMSWSRDTFSGSAGEASRDETADEDSRSFRRRTPSFSRQVGAGSAGGVAVYQKMTQTNFALDEAVSEGSFLGSNGQLASISSSLRSDYSSSSEHSQDHLPALRAADSFKDDGYMPMMAGVVPSTRDTDYMPMQPSPLVCASPQQTQSMASPPSQHMDSQGYMMMLPGGNGGADPPAPPSPHISSRDLTQRGNERPENGEYMDMSQSRPVASRRKFSNDSYYTLTAPEIPKSYSSYFSLPRSYKTPAKHRREHDEYVPMSSPAKPVYISPSTTPEHNGCSDCHSACPNRLSLSQRGFHGSLQASDLVECPSSPGEYINIEFGDQASYSLATEDTLTSQSTHRQDRHSPLPQDYMSVEVDGLPPKSQSSRSSLVAPWNPPTYIRTSGGGVTLGQPDDYTEMSCGPCEERNSPTTMLQHLSICEQRYPSSSTPVEPKVIRADPQGRRRHSSETFITSTEVTGANGLDNSASGPSTVSQVEDKKWQSSSSFDSTWMCVENKAAGDAEEALGLSSDRAEASASSMRTRRTLSVEHQNGLNYIALDLREDEGTESASAEPQMPTSGMLIPENGEYASIDFTKSERIPSKE; encoded by the coding sequence ATGGCAAATCTTGCGAATTATCCAGAAGGCAGCGCCGCCATGCTGATGCTGGAAGCGCAGCAGAGGTCTGTCGGAGCTTCACCAGCTTCAAACGGTGGCCCCACCAGTGGGGATCCCCCTTCTTCCCCTCTGAACAGCGGCGGCGTCAGCAGCACTcgcctccatcatcatcatcaccagcagcagcagcagcgggcGACACCACCGAACACACATCCACCACAGGACCATCAACAACATTTCGATCATGAAAACTATCAACAGTCTCCAGTGCGAAAAAGCCTCTTGTCCAATCTTAAACCAGGAGTACATGAGGACTCTGCTGCTACAAGCCACACACAGGCTACCTCATCCGCCACTACTGCCATGGCTGTTAACACCGGCGCCGCTGCTCCAGACGGGCTGGACGACATTAGGAAGTGCGGTTACCTGAGAAAGCAGAAACACGGCCATAAGAGGTTCTTCGTCTTGCGCTCGGCGAGCCGCTCGGGGCCGAGCCGACTGGAGTACTATGATAGTGAAAAGAAGTTCCGTAGTAGCCTCCGCTCTGCTGCTGCCGCTGCTGCCTCATCCTCATCTTCATCCTCATCCACCGGTACTGCCGCAGCGAGCGCTTCTCCCAAACGTGTGATTTATCTCTACCAGTGTTTCACTGTCAACAAAAGGGCGGATTCAAAGAACAAGCACCTCATAGCTCTTTATACCAAGGATGAATACTTTGCAATTGTAGCCGAAAATGAGCAAGAGCAAGAGGACTGGTACTTGGCGCTCAGCGACCTGATGAATGAAGGCAAAAAGAGCCACACGGAGGCTGACGAGCTCGATGACGCCTATGGTACAGTAACACCAGGCACCGTCTTCAAAGAGGTCTGGCAGGTAAACGTGAAACCCAAGGGCCTAGGGCAAACTAAGAATCTCACGGGTGTGTACAGACTGTGCCTCTCTTCTAAAACCATCCATCTAGTGAAACTGAACTCTGAAACCCCGTGCGTAAACTTGCAGCTGATGAACATCAGGCGCTGTGGCCACTCTGAGAGTTTCTTCTTCATAGAGGTTGGGCGCTCTTCTTCAATTGGTCCTGGGGAGATATGGATGCAAGTGGACGATTCTGTGGTGGCTCAGAGTATGCATGAGACCATTTTAGATACCATGAAGGCTCTGAAGGCCTACGCTGAGTTCAGGCCGAGGAGTAAAAGTCAGTCGTCAGGCTCTAACCCAATGGCTTTCATGACCACACGTCGCCACCTGGGAAACCTCCCACCCAGCCAGACAGGACTCCAGAGGCGGTCTCGGGCTGAGTCTGTGGTTGGCACCCCACCTAGCAGTAAGAGCAGTGGTGCGAGCGGATACAGGTTTCGCACCTCCAGTGAAGGCGAGGGCACCATGAACCGCCCGTTTCGGTCAGTCACAGGAAGCCTTATCCATCTCAATACAGCCCGTGCCAATTTGGGTAGACAGGAGAGCAGTGGTGGAACGGGCAGCCGATATGTACGAGCCCCACCAGGTGCCACCTATCATGCACGGTCTGCCTCACTTCCAGTGTCTCACTTCCCCTCCACCACTAGTCCTGTCAGTATGTCCAGTAGCAGTGGCCATGGTTCCGTCACCGATACCAATACCCGGCCTTCCAGCGCTTCCATCTGCGGTTCTCCTAGTGACGGAGGATTCAATTCCTCTGATGAATACGGCTCCAGCCCTGGAGACTTCCGCTACTTCAGAGTACGCAGCAACACACCTGACTCGCTGAGCAACACGCCACCCATCCGGGAGGAGCACTGTCTCAGTGACTACATGGCTATGAGCTGGAGCCGAGACACGTTCAGTGGGAGTGCCGGGGAGGCTTCCCGCGATGAAACTGCTGATGAAGATTCCCGGTCATTTAGGAGGCGCACTCCTTCCTTTTCCAGACAGGTAGGAGCTGGCAGTGCAGGCGGAGTGGCTGTTTACCAGAAGATGACTCAGACCAACTTTGCGCTGGACGAGGCTGTAAGTGAGGGAAGCTTTCTAGGCAGTAATGGCCAGCTTGCCTCCATCTCTTCATCACTTCGCTCTGATTACAGCTCCAGCTCTGAACACAGCCAGGACCACCTCCCTGCACTACGGGCTGCTGACTCCTTTAAAGATGATGGATATATGCCCATGATGGCTGGTGTGGTTCCCTCTACACGAGATACAGATTACATGCCTATGCAACCCAGTCCTCTTGTCTGTGCCTCACCACAACAAACCCAGAGCATGGCCTCACCTCCCTCTCAGCACATGGACTCACAAGGCTACATGATGATGCTCCCAGGTGGGAATGGAGGTGCAGACCCCCCAGCACCACCCAGCCCTCACATTAGCAGTAGGGACCTTACTCAGAGAGGTAATGAGCGTCCTGAAAATGGAGAATACATGGACATGTCTCAGAGCAGGCCTGTGGCAAGCAGACGAAAATTCTCGAATGACAGTTACTACACACTGACCGCTCCTGAGATACCCAAATCCTACAGTTCGTATTTCTCCTTACCACGTTCATACAAAACCCCAGCAAAACATCGGCGTGAGCATGACGAATACGTTCCCATGAGTTCACCTGCCAAACCTGTGTACATCTCTCCGAGTACCACACCCGAGCATAATGGCTGTAGTGATTGCCATTCTGCATgtccaaaccgcctctctcttaGCCAACGCGGTTTCCATGGGTCTTTACAGGCGAGTGACCTGGTGGAATGTCCCTCCAGTCCTGGAGAGTACATTAACATTGAGTTTGGCGACCAGGCTTCATACTCGCTCGCTACAGAAGACACTCTCACCAGCCAAAGCACCCACCGGCAGGACCGGCACTCTCCCCTTCCCCAGGATTACATGAGTGTGGAGGTGGATGGCCTTCCACCCAAAAGCCAGTCTTCACGTTCATCACTGGTGGCCCCTTGGAACCCCCCTACTTACATTCGTACTAGTGGCGGTGGAGTCACTCTGGGACAGCCGGATGACTACACGGAGATGAGCTGCGGTCCGTGTGAGGAGCGTAACAGCCCCACAACAATGCTGCAACACCTTAGTATTTGTGAACAGAGGTATCCAAGCTCTAGCACACCTGTTGAGCCAAAGGTCATCCGTGCAGACCCCCAGGGCAGGCGGAGACACAGCTCTGAGACTTTCATCACATCTACAGAAGTGACAGGAGCGAATGGCCTGGACAACAGTGCCTCTGGGCCTAGCACTGTGTCTCAGGTGGAGGATAAAAAGTGGCAGAGCTCATCATCCTTTGACAGCACATGGATGTGTGTGGAGAACAAAGCAGCAGGTGACGCAGAGGAAGCACTGGGCCTCTCCTCAGACCGAGCTGAAGCAAGTGCCTCTTCCATGAGAACCAGAAGGACTCTATCTGTGGAACACCAAAATGGCCTCAACTACATTGCCCTGGATCTGAGAGAAGACGAAGGGACTGAGAGTGCCAGCGCTGAACCCCAAATGCCGACCTCGGGCATGCTGATCCCAGAAAATGGGGAATACGCCAGCATAGATTTCACTAAATCTGAGCGGATCCCTTCTAAAG